From the genome of Acomys russatus chromosome 27, mAcoRus1.1, whole genome shotgun sequence, one region includes:
- the F7 gene encoding coagulation factor VII → MAPQAYRLGLLCFLLQLQGPLGAVVFVSQEEAHSVLHRQRRANWFIEELWPSSLERECREELCSFEEAQEIFKDPERTKQFWIVYTDEDQCASNPCQNGGTCQDHLQSYICFCLLDFEGRNCEKNKNDQLICANENGGCDQYCSDHLGTRRTCSCHEDYVLQPDGVSCKPKVEYPCGRIPVLEKRNSSSPQGRIVGGYVCPKGECPWQAVLKTNELLMCGAILLDTNWVVTAAHCFDNIWSLKNVTVVMGEHDLSETDGTEQVRHVIQLIIPDKYIRGKTDHDIALIRLHRPVTFTDHVVALCLPERAFSENTLSRIRFSRVSGWGRLLDRGATALELMAIEVPRLMTQDCLELAKHSPNTPEITPNMFCAGYIDGSKDACKGDSGGPHATHYHGTWYLTGVVSWGEGCAAVGHIGVYTRVSRYTDWLIRLMDSKLQVGVQRISLL, encoded by the exons ATGGCTCCTCAGGCTTACAGGCTGGggcttctctgctttctgctccagCTTCAGGGACCCCTAGGGGCTGTAG TTTTCGTAAGCCAGGAGGAAGCACACAGTGTCCTACACAGGCAGAGGCGTGCCAACTGGTTCATTGAGGAGCTGTGGCCGAGCTCCCTGGAGAGAGAGTGCAGGGAGGAGCTGTGCTCCTTTGAAGAGGCCCAGGAGATCTTCAAGGACCCTGAAAGGACC aAGCAGTTCTGGATTGTTTACACCG ATGAGGACCAGTGTGCCTCGAATCCGTGCCAGAATGGGGGTACCTGCCAGGATCATCTCCAGTCTtacatctgcttctgcctcctagacTTTGAGGGCCGGAACTGTGAGAAGA ACAAGAATGACCAGCTGATTTGTGCCAATGAAAATGGTGGCTGTGACCAGTACTGCAGTGACCATCTGGGGACCAGACGCACCTGCAGCTGTCATGAGGACTATGTGCTACAGCCAGATGGGGTGTCCTGCAAACCAAAAG TTGAGTACCCATGTGGGAGAATCCCTGTTCTGGAGAAGAGAAATTCCAGCAGCCCCCAAGGCCGAATTGTAGGAGGCTATGTGTGCCCCAAAGGGGAATGTCCATGGCAG GCTGTGCTGAAAACCAATGAGTTATTGATGTGTGGGGCCATCCTGTTGGACACCAACTGGGTAGTGACGGCAGCCCACTGTTTTGATAATATCTGGAGCTTGAAGAATGTAACAGTGGTGATGG GCGAGCATGACCTCAGTGAGACGGATGGGACGGAGCAAGTACGGCACGTGATACAGCTCATCATCCCGGACAAGTACATCCGAGGCAAGACTGACCATGACATTGCCCTAATTCGCCTCCACCGGCCTGTGACCTTCACTGACCATGTGGTAGCCCTGTGCCTGCCTGAAAGGGCCTTCTCTGAGAACACCCTATCCAGAATCCGCTTCTCAAGGGTCAGTGGCTGGGGCCGGCTGCTGGACCGTGGTGCCACAGCCCTGGAACTCATGGCCATCGAAGTGCCCCGACTGATGACCCAGGActgcctggagcttgccaagcaCAGTCCTAACACCCCTGAAATCACACCCAACATGTTCTGCGCTGGCTACATTGATGGCAGCAAGGATGCCTGCAAGGGGGACAGCGGTGGACCACACGCCACACACTACCATGGCACGTGGTACCTGACAGGTGTGGTCAGCTGGGGGGAGGGCTGTGCAGCCGTGGGCCACATTGGGGTGTACACCAGGGTCTCTCGGTACACCGATTGGCTGATCAGACTCATGGACTCCAAGCTCCAGGTTGGGGTTCAGCGAATCTCACTACTCTAG